The Flavipsychrobacter sp. genome contains the following window.
AGTGTAGATGATGATCTAGTAAATGAAGGCGGTATCATGGACCTATGGGTGCGTGAGGCGAGTATCTTCAAATATGGTTCAGGAGTAGGTACCAACTATTCTAACATCCGTGCTGCCGGTGAAACATTAAGTGGTGGCGGTACTTCTAGTGGTTTAATGAGCTTCTTGAAAATAGGAGACCGTGCTGCTGGTGCTATCAAGAGTGGTGGTACTACTCGTCGTGCAGCTAAAATGGTTTGCCTTGATCTAGATCACCCTGAGGTTGTAGACTTTATTGATTGGAAAGTAGAAGAAGAAAAGAAAGTAGGTGCACTAATTGCCGCAGGTTATGCATCTGACTATGAAGGTGAAGCATACCGTACTGTTTCTGGCCAAAACTCGAATAACTCAGTTCGTATACCAAATGAGTTCTTCCGTTGCTTAGCTAACAATGAAGACTGGCACATGACCAACCGTACTAACGGTGAAACAATGAAGACTATTCCTGCTAAAGCTATGTGGGAGAAAATAGCTTATGCAGCATGGCGTTGTGCTGACCCAGGTACACAATACAATACTACAATTAACGAATGGCATACCTGTCCTGAAGGTGGACCGATCAGAGCGTCCAACCCATGTTCAGAGTATATGTTCTTAGATAATACGGCTTGTAACTTAGCATCATTGAACCTACGTCGTTTCTTCGATGAAGAGACTAGTACTTTTGATGTGGAAGGCTTTGAGTACGGTGTACGTTTGTGGACCGTAGTCTTGGAGATTTCGGTACTGATGGCCCAGTTCCCTTCTCCTGAAGTAGCTAAGCTAAGCTACGAGTACCGTACATTAGGTTTAGGGTATGCTAACCTTGGTTCAATGCTAATGGTAAGCGGTATCCCTTACGATAGTGATGAAGCGCGCGCTATAGCAGGTGCTATCACTGCTATCTTGAATGGTGTAGCTTATCGTACTTCTGCGGAAATGGCGGCAGCACTTGGTGCTTTCCCTCGCTTCAAAGAGAACCGTGAGCATATGCTACGTGTAATGCGCAACCACAGAGCTGCGGCATACGATGCTACCGATGCTTACGAAGGTCTTGAGATCAAGCCAATGGGTATCAATGCTAAATATTGCCCTGACTACTTGTTGAAATCGGCTACCAAGGCATGGGATGAGGCCGTACAATTGGGTGAGAAGCATGGCTATCGTAACGCGCAAGCTACAGTAATAGCACCTACAGGTACTATTGGTTTAGTGATGGATTGTGATACTACAGGTATCGAGCCTGACTTTGCATTAGTGAAATTCAAAAAATTATCAGGTGGTGGTTATTTCAAGATCATCAACCAATCTATACCGGTAGCATTGAAGAAATTAGGTTACACACCTGAGCAGGCTAGTGCTATTGTGAAGTATGCTAAAGGTCATGCAACCTTTGCAGGTGCGCCTTACATCAACCACGAAACGCTAAGCGAGAAAGGATTGATGGGAGAAGAATTGAAGAAACTGGATAAAGCAGTAGAAAGCGCTTTTGAAATAGGTTTCGTATTCAACGCTTATACACTTGGCGAAGAATGCATGAAGCGCTTAGGATTCACTTCTGAGCAATACTTTGCACCTGACTTTAGCTTATTGGAAGAGCTAGGCTTTACAGATGAAGAAATAGATGCTGCTAACGATTATGTATGTGGTACTATGACAGTAGAAGGTGCACCACATCTTAAAGATGAGCACTTACCAGTATTCGACTGTGCTAACAAATGTGGTAAGAAAGGAGAGCGTTACATCCATGCACACGGTCACATCCGTATGATGGGTGCTACACAGCCATTCATCAGTGGTGCTATCTCTAAAACAATTAACCTACCACATGAGGCTACAGTTGATGAAATTAAAGACTGCTACCAACTAAGCTGGGAGTTAGGCATCAAAGCTTGTGCGCTTTACCGTGATGGTTCTAAGATGAGCCAACCATTGAGTAATAAGAGTGATAAGAAGAAAAAGAAAACAGACGATGCAGAAGCTACTGCAGAAGTAGAAAGCGCAGAAGACAGCCAAATAGTAGATATGGGCAAGTTGACCATTGAAGAGCTACTATTTGAAGTGAACAAGCGTGTACAAGAAAGCCCTGATACGCAACTGAAAAGAGAACTGAGCCGAATAGTAGAGCGTAAACAACTGCCGGCTAAGCGTAGAGGATATACTTATAAAGGTAAAGTAGGTGGACAACCGGTATTCGTTCGTACGGGTGAATATAATGATGGTACGCTAGGAGAGATATTTGTAGATATGGCGAAAGAAGGTGCTACTATGCGTAGTTTGCTGAATAGCTTTGCTATTGCCGTGTCTGTAGGTTTACAATATGGTGTTCCTTTAGAAGAGTATGTAGACAAGTTCATCTTCACTCGTTTCGATCCATCCGGCGTGGTAGAGCATCCGAATATTAAGCGTGCTACTTCGGTGTTAGACTATATGTTCCGTATGTTGGCCTATGAGTATCTTGACAGAAACGATCTGGTTCATGTTTTAGATGCCGACCGTATCGCGCCGGAGGATACAACACCTCAAGAGTTATCACAAGTGCGTGTAACGGCTCCTAAAAGCATGCCTGCTAATAAGCCTGACACAAGATCTGTAGCTCCGAAAGCGGTAAAAGTATCGGCTAAAAATGAAGCGGATATCAAGAAAATGATGGGTACCAGTGCTGATGCTCCGGCTTGTAGAAACTGTGGTAACATTACCCTACGCAACGGTACTTGTTATATGTGCCCTAACTGCGGTACTACTACAGGATGTAGCTAAAGAAGAACTACTAACCAAGTTGATATATTAAGCAAACAGCCTACCTCAAATGAGGTGGGCTGTGTTATTTTACAAATTGGTGAATAATGGTTCAAAGGCATTATGTAACTTGTATATATGAAGCCGCCTATCGTTATCCTAGCACTAGTAGTAGCTGCATGTACAGTACTACTCTCCTGTAGCAAAACCCCAGTATCGCCCGATGACGGGAAGATGATCTTAGATACTACCTTACAGCTACCTGTCAAAGTAGATTTTAGAGAAAAATATATAGGGGTATATAAGCTAGATGTAACTCATAGAAGGGTGAGCAACACTAAGACGACACTTGACACCGTGTATAAAAACAAGTACTACACCTTTTTTTATAGAAGCACAGACTCTACCTATTATAATAAAAGCGGTGCTACACCATGGTATCGGTTGCCTGCTATAAGAGTTAGTATAAGAGATGATAATGGAATTACCGATACTACAAAGTATGAGCTATGGGGTATAAAGGAAGGTACACAGAAAAATGAAGTGATAGTAGGAGACTATGTGTCCACTATCGATTCCAATATTAATAAAGGTGGCTTTATAAGCCCTAGTGTTAAATCTTATTACTACGATAGTATTTACATAGATCACGCGTACACTAGCCCTACGCTTACCTATATCTACAACTATAAAGGAAGAAAAGTAAAATGATGGGTAGTAAAAAGCCACTCTTTATAAAGAATGGCTTAAACGGTATGAAAATGAAAAAATCGCCTTATTGATTTGCCCCTTTTATAGGGTACTCCTAATTATATGCCCTTGTATATATAGACCTTTGAGCATAATATAAGGTTGGGTGACAATAAGTATCCTTTAATCTATCGGCTATGCAGCTTAGTATAAATTGATTTTATAATAACGGTATAATATTGTATATTTGTTATAGATATAAGGATAACAAACCATGAGATACCGTACTAATTATTTTGTTACAACTGTAACATTTTATCAATTATTGAAAGCTCCTATGTTTGATAATCAATGTTTTAGATCCCTTTTTGGTGGTAGAGGTCAAAAACTGTAACAAAACGTAACATTTTTAAACAATCAGTATCATAAATATGAATTATTGAGCATTCTTCTTTATACATTTGACTAATTAAAATCTGATAAGGAATTGACAATATCAAGCAGTGCAGAAATCACGACCATGGAAGGAGGAAAAGATGTTTCAATAACACAAGACGCTAAATAGCTATAATGAAAAAATACATTACCTCATTAGCCGTTTTATTTCTATTAATAGGTTGCGGGCAGGAGTCTACTGAAGGAGAGGATGTAGTAGCAGAAGATAGTACTGCATTTATTGATGAGCAAGAAGATGTTAGCGATTTAAATGGCTATTATAAAAGCTATGTGGGGGTTATAGCAGATATACCCGTTACTGTGAACATTGTACAGTATAGCAACACCATAAGTGGTACTTACTATTATGATAAGATAGGGCAGATAATAAACTTATATGGTACCAGTAATCCTGATAGTGCTACAGGTAAGATAATACTAACAGAAGATCCTGCTGTGAGGAGTGAAGATGTAAGTTCAATTAAGTGGGTATTGGATATAAATGAAAATATTATTACCGGGAATTGGATAGATAAAAAAACGCACAAGTCGTACAAGATAGACTTAAAAGAAGATTATACTAGTGCAATACCATTAGGAGTGATTTATAAAGAAGACGACAGGTATTATAAAGGTAAGGAGACTGAACCTCACGCCACTAATACATATCAATATATCTTTCCCAAGCGGCAGGATGCAAAATATGTTTTTACAGCTATTGGCAAGCTAACGTCTTGCGATGTGCATAGCAGAAACACATTGGCACAATGCATAGATAAAAAGAATGAAGAATACTATGAGGTGTACTTCAAAGACCTGGCCGATATGGAAGAGCAGGGGGTATACGATAAAGGATATGCACTAAACTATGGCGCTGCTGAAAATCAATATGTTTATTACAATAGCAATGGATGGCTATGTGTAAGCAGCTATTTGTGGATGTATACCGGTGGCGCACATGGTAATTATAATAGCAGCTATACTTGTATTGATGTCTCGGGTACACGCATTTGGTCTCTGGATGATGTTATCAATGATAAAGCGGCACTACTACCTATTGTTGAAAAAGACGTTAGAAAGCAGTTTGCTATAAGGAAAGGGCAGCCACTTAATAGCAGATTGCTAGTGGACGAAATGCACGTTACGGATAACTTTTTTCTTACCAATAAGGGGTTAACCTTTGTGTATACCTCTTATGAAATTGCCTCTTATGCGGATGGTGAAGTGAGTGTATTTGTTCCATATGAACAGATAGCACATCTATTAACACCTGCATTTAAAAAGAGGATGAATATGAATGAACCCATTTAGTAATGAGTACAGATATTAAAGAATTACAATACCCGATAGGTGAATGTGTTGTTCCTGAAAGCTATACAGAAGCAGAGCTGAAACAATGGATATCAGTTATAGCCGCACTACCACAATGGCTAGACCATTGTATAGAAAACTTAGATGCTGCACAGCTAGATACGCCGTACAGGCCTGGAGGGTGGACCATAAACCAAGTAATACATCATTTGGCGGATAGTCATATAAACGCCGTTACTAGACTAAAGTTTGCACTAACGGAAGATAAACCAACTATAAAGCCGTATAACGAAAAGGCTTGGGCGCTATTGCCCGACGTTGCGCACACACCGGTAAATGTATCGATAACATTACTGCATGCATTGCATAGGCGCTGGGTAGCTATACTAGAAAATATGACGCCTGAGGACTTTAAGAAGGAGTATTACCACCCTGAAGATGATAGGCATGTACCGCTATGGGCTATGACGAGTACTTATGCATGGCATAGCCGCCATCATATGGAGCACGTACGCCAACTAAGAGAGCGAATGGGCTGGTAGTATTTTGTCCATATATTTTGCGGTGTTTTGGTATTTGAGCCGTACTTTAGTGCAACTAAAAATTGAATGATCATGGCTACAGGAATGTTACACCTACATAATTTAATGCGCTGGTTGGTAGTGCTATTTGCAGTATGGACATTATTGAAAATGATTGGCGGCATGAGTGGTGGCAAGGCTTTCTCCAGTGCTGATAAAAAGCCTGCTCTTTTCTTAATGATAAGTGTAGACATTCAGTTGCTACTAGGATTATATCTATACATCAGCAAAGGGTGGGGAACAGTGCTTACTGCAGGTGGCTTTATGAAAAATGCAGCACAACGTTTCTGGGCTATGGAGCATATCTTCGGCATGCTTGTAGGTATCATTTTGATACACGTTGGTTATAGTGCCATCAAGAAGAATATTGAAGACAAGGCCAAATTCAAAAAGGTATTTTGGTTCACACTTATAGGTTTCGTTATCATATTAGCTACTATACCTTGGCCATTTCGTGAGCTTGTAGGTCGTCCTCTATTCCCGGGCATGTAATGCTATGATGTTGAGGAAGCTATTACAGCCGGTATATACTGCTTGGGTACTACTTTCGTTTGTTACGTTCTTTATGCTCATGTATCCTGTGCTATTCGTCATAGGGTTGTGGGATGATGCAAGAGCCAGAAAAGTTATTTTCTACTTCCTGCATTATATGTCCATATTATGGCTATACCTTATAGCCATGCCTGTAAAGAAACTAGGCTTTAAGCCAGATGATAAGAAGTATATTTTTGCAGGCAACCATATATCGTATATGGATACGGTGGTGATATATGCTGCTATCAGCAAGTACTTCCGCACATTGGGCAAAAAGGAGATGTCAAGCATTCCTCTTTTTGGTTTTATCTATAAGCAAATGGCCATATTGGTAGACCGTAGCAGCCCTCATAGTCGCGCGCGTAGTGTGAGGTTGATGAACAGGGTGCTTAGAAACGAGTCGAACGTAGGGATATTCCCCGAAGGTACTTTTAACGAAACGGATAAGCCTCTTAAGGAGTTTTACGACGGAGCTTTTAAACTGGCTATTAATACCCAAACACCAATCGTCCCTTTTATCATGCTGGATACAGTGCATAGATGGCACTACAGCGCCTGGTGGAGGCTATGGCCTGGCCGAAACAGAGTAGTGTTTCTAGAGCCCGTAGCTGTGGAAGGGTTAACACTAAACGACCTCCCAGCCTTAAAAAATGAGGTATATAAAAGGATGGAAACCACCCTTATTGCGTACAATGGCAATTCGTAAAGGATAAGTCGTAAATACGAGTTACCTTTGCGCAAATTTTTTTCTTTAATATGGCACTTCAAGTAGGTATCGTCGGTCTTCCAAATGTTGGTAAATCAACCTTGTTTAATGCGGTAAGTAATAATGCCCAAGCACAGGCATCCAACTATCGTTTTTGTACTATTGAACCTAATGTAGGTATGGTAGACGTACCGGATGAGCGTATTGATAAACTGGCAGAGCTGGTAAACCCTGACCGTGTACTACCTACTACTATAGAGTTTGTAGATATCGCAGGCTTGGTAAAAGGGGCAAGTAAGGGAGAAGGTTTGGGAAATAAATTCTTGGCCAATATACGTGAGGTAGATGCTATTGTACACGTTATCCGTTGTTTTGAAGATGAGAATGTACTACGCGAAGAGGGAGAGATAAACCCTGTAGGTGATAAAGAGATCATAGACACAGAGTTGCAGTTTAAAGACATGGAGAGCGTGGAGAAGAAAATGCAGCGTATGCAAAAGCTGGCTAAGAACGACCCTAAGGCAAAACGTTCTTACGAGGTGTTGAAGAAATGCTACGACCATCTATCAGAAGGTAAGAATATGCGTGGGCTGGACTTGGATAGTGCTGAACTGGAAGAAGTAGCAGATCTGTTTTTGCTAACGAGCAAGCCTGTATTGTATGTAGCTAATGTGGATGAGGCTTCTATCTTGACAGGTAACAAGTTTTCGGAGGCATTGATAAAAGTAGCTACTGAAGAAGGTGCTGAGGTGATCGTAATGAACAACACCATTGAAGCACAGATATCTGAAATGGATAGTGATGAGGATAAAGAACTATTCTTAGGTGAGTATGGGTTGACTGAGCCGGGTTTGAACAGACTTATCAAAGCAGCATATAAGTTATTGAACCTGATCACCTACTTCACAGCAGGTGTACAAGAAGTGCGTGCATGGACCATACATGTGGGCTGGAAGGCACCACAAGCTGCGGGTGTTATCCATAGCGACTTTGAGAAGGGCTTCATTAAAGCAGAGACCATTGCCTATGACGACTTTGTGGCATTAGGTAGCGAAGCAGCCTGCCGCGAAAATGGTAAGCTACGCATAGAAGGTAAAGAATATGTAGTGAAAGACGGAGATGTAATGCACTTCCGCTTCAATGTATAACCTCTATTTATAAACGGCTACTACGCCTGTTTTTATAGCATATAATACTAAACCTGTACGCGAGTGCAGGTTTAATTTTGAGAAGAGGTTATCTCTATAGCCATCTACAGTACGGTGGCTGATGCCCATCTCCTCTGCTATTTCCTTATAGGTCATCTCAGAGCAGCAGTAGTTTAGAAAACGAAGTTCTTTTTCCGTAAAGACCACATCGTCCTCTTCCGTAAGCTTGGCCTCGCGCAGCACTTTGTTGCTCACAAGGTCTGAGTGGTATACACCGGCACTATGCACGCCTTTAATGGCATTCAATAGTTCTTCGGGCTCAGTGTCTTTTAGGATATAGCCATTGGCACCACAGTTTATCATTTTGATGATGATGTCTTCCTCACCATACATAGATAGGGCTAGAACCTTTAGTTTAGGATAGTAGTTGCGTATATGCCTGGCGGTATCGTAGCCACTCATCACAGGCATGTTGATGTCTAGTATACAAACGTCGGGGCGCTCTTTGGCAGGCATTTTTGATAGCTGCTCAATGAAAAGCTTCCCGTTTTTAGCTTCAAAGAGTACTTCTACTTCGTCGAAGCTGGATAGTATCTCAATTAGTCCCTTACGAAAAAGAGAATGATCATCGGCTAAGGCTACTCGTATTGTTTTTTTCATGAATGAATGGTATGCTTAACGTTATTACAGTTCCTTTATTCTGTGTAGAAGATATGTCTACTTTTCCCCTCAGCAGCTCTGTTCTCACCTTTATATTGTTGAGCCCAATACCGCTGCCTTCTTTCTTCACATCTGTTTCAAAACCACTACCATCATCTGTAATTGTAACTAAGAGCGTTTCTGGTTGATAGTCTAAAGCTACAGTGATGTTCTCAGGGTCTCCGTGTTTGATAGCATTCGCTATCGACTCTTGTATTATCCGGAATATAAGTAACTCCTTATCCTCTCCCAGCGAGTATTGCTCGCCGTTGATATTGAAATTACAATTTATTTCTTTAGCAGACGATACATAGCCCACTTCTTTTTGTATGCTTTCTGCCAACCCCATCTGTAGCACATAGTTTCCATTAAGGGTATGGCTAATGGTGCGCAGGTCGCTTATGGCTTTGGTGAGCAGCTCTTTACTTTTTTCAGCATGGTTTTTAGCCCTGTCGTTCTCTGCGTGTTTTTCTATGTTGTGGATGTTTATTTTGGCTAGACTAAGCAACTGCCCCACGTTGTCGTGTATCTCTTCCGATAGGTTTTGAGAGGTTTGCTCTTGCACCTCTAGCTTACTTTGTAGTAGCTCGCTGCTAAACTGGTGCTTCATGCGCTCCTTCTCCAATATATGGCGTACTTGCTTGCGCTTCTGTACTACGATGTACAGAATAACGAAGATGGCAAATAGCATAAACAGTAATGAGCCAAATAACAAAACGATAAATGAATTAGTCTCCCCCACTAGGCTTAAAATTATTGTATTTATAGAACAATATAGTAAAGCCTATGTAACTGGAAAGATTGATAATAAATATGATGTAATAAGTGAGAATAGATAACCCTTTATTGGATAAATATGTACTATAACCTAATATCCAATGAAATAAGGTAAAACTCCAGTATGTTAATAAGATACTAGTAAACCAAAAGTGTATAGGTAGCTTTTTTGTGTAGGTATCACTTTTTAAAAAGTCATAATAGTAGTACAAACACATGAAGACAACTAGTATAGCTTGAATAGCGATGAAGTACGTATTGAGTATCCAGATGCTTTGGTAGAAAATGCTATTAATTAATGCAGCAACTAGGCCCGATGCCCCGATTATTATACCAATATTCCTTTTTTTAAAACTATCAACTATAGTATTAAAGTATAGAGACGTAAGAAATAAGTTAATGGGACTATGTATGTTATAAATGATGTTATTTTGTTGAAATTCTAAGGCAGCCCAAACTGCAATAATTTCGACAATGAAATTAAGATATAATGCGATTGCAAAATACTTAGAAGCCTTATCCAGCTTTTTAAACCGGATAAGGCATATAATAACTGCTAAAAGCAATATTAATGTATAGGATATTATTCTAATCCACCAAGCAGACATTAGCTGATATTATCATTTGCTGCTGCTCCTACTGTAGGGCACATTGTTGGACATGGTTCGGCACTATTAAGAACTTTACCATTAGATAATTTAACGTAGTTACCACTAGAGTCATAACCCACAAGAACCATTGTAGGCATTACTTTAGTGTTACCATCTACTAAAAATTCTTTCTCTGCTAGCATAAATTTCATGTTCACGATACTTGGGTTATTGTCTAAATAGCTCTTTAGTAAGCCAGCATCGAAAATAAAAGATTTTACTGGGAAGTCTCCGGGAGTAAAATAGCTGCTGATAAAAGCGTTAATGTGTGAGTTTGCATCAGACACAGTGATCTCTCCACCAATTGTAGGCATAGTTTAAAAGTTTTTGAAGTTAATAAATGTATGGTGTAGAGTATTATATATATGTAACAGCCTAAAGATATAAGGAAGAAATTTGTCACCTACCGTTAAAACACCCCCTTTGAATAGTTTTATTTTTTGTATGAGTGGTGATAAACAGAGGGATTTTGTTTTGTAGAATACTCCTTATCTTCACCATTCTTAAATTTTAAAGACTACGAGATGAAATATTTACCAATTCCTTCCAAGTTGTACACCGATAACCGTAAGCGTTTTATCAAAAAGATGAAGCCCAACTCCATTGCAATTTTTCCGGGCAACCCCTTATTGACGACCAACGGAGATGCACTTTATACCTATCAGCCTAACTCTGATGTGGTATGGCTATCGGGTATCATACAAGAGAAGTCGATGGTGATATTATATCCCGACAATCCAGATCAAAGTGCGCGCGAGGTGTTGGTACTGCTACGTCCTAACGAACATTTGGAAAAATGGGAAGGCCACAAACTGCGCCAAGATGAGGCTACAAAAATATCGGGCATCAAAAACATACAGTGGCTGGATAGCATAGACGCTATGCTACATGTAATGATGCACCATGCCGATAATGTATATGTGAACAGTAACGAGAATGACAGACTGGATACATCGGTATTGAGAACAGACCTATTGTTTGCCAAAGACCTGATGGCGCGCTACCCACTACACAACTATATGCGTGCGGCTCCTATTATGAAAGAGCTACGTGGTATAAAAACCGCTGCGGAGATAGAAGTAGTAAAAAAAGCGATAGACATTACCCGCAAGGCCTTCTTAAGAGTAATGAAGTTTATAGAGCCGGGTGTGATGGAGTATGAGATAGAAGCAGAGGTAACACATGAGTTTTTGCGTAACCGTGCTACCCGTCATGCATACGATTGTATCATAGCATCGGGCGATAGCGCCAGAGTGCTGCACTATGTAGAGCGCAATCAAAAATGTAATGATGGCGACCTGGTACTGATGGACTTTGGTGCTTTGTATGGCAACTACGCATCGGATATGACCCGTACCATACCTGTAAATGGTAAGTTTACTGATCGCCAGAAAGAAGTATATAATGCCGTACTAAATACCCACAACTATGCAAAGAGCATTTTGAAACCAGGTATATCGGTAGTAGACTATACAGATAAAGTAGGTAAGTATACAGAGAAGCAATGCCTGAAGCTAGGGTTGATCACTAGAGCGGATATCAAAAACCAAGACCCAGCTAATCCTGCTTATCGCAAATATCTATATCACGGTATCTCTCACCATATGGGTATTGATGTGCACGACCTAGGCACAAGAACAGAGCCTGTAAAAGCAGGCATGTTGTTTACCGTAGAGCCGGGCTTGTATATAGAAGAAGAGCAAATGGGTATTCGTATAGAGAACAACATATGGCTAACAAGAAATGGTCATATTGATCTGTTCAAAGATTTCCCTATTACTGTAGAGGAGATAGAAGCGTATATGAAGAAGAAATAATAACTCTTAGTTATTGAATAATGAATTATTAGGCGTTGCAGGGTATGTAACGCCTAATGCGTTTATATTTGCGGCTTAAATAATAAAAATGAAAAAACTATTTACCTCTTTCTTGTTGTTAGCAACAACTATGACCCTTCAAGCACAGGAGTTTTATCTTAAAGCCGGTGTGGGTTACGCATTCCCTCATGCGGGGCAGGCAGTTACCGAATCAGGCATTCCTTACAGTGGTAAGGCGCAGTATGTAAGTGGCAGTACAACACCAGCCACCTTTGAAGCTAAGAAAATATCTTTTGCGCCATCTGTGCCTGTATCTATAGGGGCAGGGTATTTCTTTACCAAGAACATAGGCTTGGAGGTGAACGTGATCATTGGTGCCGGTACTAAGGAGCATACTTCCAGCATTACCTTCCCGAGTAGCACTCAGGCAGGTATCAATATTACTCAAGTACAAAATTTGAAAGCGGCTACGCCGATACTAGCAGCACCATCGCTAGTGTTGCGCAGCAAGGGACAAAAGGCCTATATCTATACCAGAGCAGGTATAGTATTGCCTATCAGTGTAAGGATAAAAGAAACATTTACGCAAACACACACGCATATAGCTT
Protein-coding sequences here:
- a CDS encoding aminopeptidase P N-terminal domain-containing protein gives rise to the protein MKYLPIPSKLYTDNRKRFIKKMKPNSIAIFPGNPLLTTNGDALYTYQPNSDVVWLSGIIQEKSMVILYPDNPDQSAREVLVLLRPNEHLEKWEGHKLRQDEATKISGIKNIQWLDSIDAMLHVMMHHADNVYVNSNENDRLDTSVLRTDLLFAKDLMARYPLHNYMRAAPIMKELRGIKTAAEIEVVKKAIDITRKAFLRVMKFIEPGVMEYEIEAEVTHEFLRNRATRHAYDCIIASGDSARVLHYVERNQKCNDGDLVLMDFGALYGNYASDMTRTIPVNGKFTDRQKEVYNAVLNTHNYAKSILKPGISVVDYTDKVGKYTEKQCLKLGLITRADIKNQDPANPAYRKYLYHGISHHMGIDVHDLGTRTEPVKAGMLFTVEPGLYIEEEQMGIRIENNIWLTRNGHIDLFKDFPITVEEIEAYMKKK
- a CDS encoding DUF2715 domain-containing protein; amino-acid sequence: MKKLFTSFLLLATTMTLQAQEFYLKAGVGYAFPHAGQAVTESGIPYSGKAQYVSGSTTPATFEAKKISFAPSVPVSIGAGYFFTKNIGLEVNVIIGAGTKEHTSSITFPSSTQAGINITQVQNLKAATPILAAPSLVLRSKGQKAYIYTRAGIVLPISVRIKETFTQTHTHIASTAKTKYEGAYETKTMFSIGYSGALGASLKVVEKVRVFGELALQSMSVYAKERELTSLTQGGANVIGQVLPSARVTTYKRNSNTGGNDISFAYPFSNFGFNVGLSMDLN